Part of the Cottoperca gobio chromosome 1, fCotGob3.1, whole genome shotgun sequence genome, ACAAAACAACTTCACTTTACAACCGCCAGATATGGCTGACTGAAtcacaatgaaatgaaagaataaaatgaaacttCTATGTAACATCTTTGACCTGTTCATGTGTTTTagtaacaacaataaaataaaagcttacGAGTCATGAAGTCttataaacaatttaaaagtgttaaaaagtATGGATGCGCCGGTCCGAAAGTCAAATGGACCAAAATCaggagggaaaaagaaaagtataatGAAATACGATCCATCATCCTGTCATTGACTGTTCTGTTATATCCAGTATTTTACACTGGAACTAGAATTCccttgagattcaaacttttgCACAAAGTTGCAGTTTAAGTTTGTTCAAGAGAAGGGAAATGACTtgataaaatgacaaatgactcAAGGCTGCGGTATCTAACCATCCCTATTGAAAAGAGATACTTTAAAGTAATCATTGTTCTTGATATTCAAAAATCACAAACAGCAAGTGTCCGAAAAAAGTAGTTTAATTTTTAAAAGGTTGCCCACAGTAGCAAAGTTAAGAAAGATAGAGGCTAGCGGTAGTAAATGTTTTGGTTGATTGGAATATGATTCCAGTGTGGAAAACGATTAATGCAACAAGTCACTGCAGCAAGATTCAATtaatacaaacaatatttaGAAGTTTTGAGCAgatatatattaacatttccTGTTTGGCCATTTGAGTATATAAAAGTGATTTACATTAAATGTGCTCCCAGGTTTCACTATCCAAACAGTGTAAGGCCTTGACGTgtgtatttaaattaaagaCAGGAACATATAAGCTAACAAAAGCAACCTCAACAGGCTGTTAGATATATACAGAAAAAAGACTGGATGAAAGGACACATGCCCTGCACCGATAGGTTTAAAGTGTACCATGTTGCTGTACCTTAGAATCAGAGTAACACTTTTATTATTGCCACAAATACATAGATCGTTTAAGACACCAATCAATTTAGCTCAAAAGCTACCAGTATGTCTGTTGGCCACATAGTTTTTGAAAGACAcacaatacagtgtgtgtgtgtgtatatatatatatatatatatatatatatatatatatatatatatatatatatatatatacacacacacatcacaacatTTTCTGATTCTTGAACACCTAGTTTAAATTAATGTTTGACCtgccacacaaaacaaaagaggaagtGGCACTTTCATAAACCAATCACATGGTTTCAATTTCACTGCCAGGAGACGGACACCATTAGGTCATGAAACGACCAGACATTTTAAGTATGAGGTAAACCAAGAACAACTTAATCATTAGTCAAGTTAGTGtcaataacaattatttttttgttttttacatgtaGAATTTGGCCCCGTTTTAATGTAACTGATGGGAGTTATGATACCATTAATTTTGGCAAACAAGTGGAGCAGTTCCCACCCCCAAACCCATCAGTCCCAAGCTGCATCTTCCCAAGAAGAGCTGCTGGTCGACCCACAGCGACATCGCGTAGAAGTGAAGAGGGCCTTCGATGGGTAATGTCAGAAATCCTCCACCTTTCTTCCTGCTGTAGATAGACAGAGATCATTGAGAAACACTTAAACcaataacaattaaaacagTTATAGGACTTGTTCTCTGAAGACATTCTGATATGTCACAGTAGCacaagtgtaaataataaaatgagtgATTGCTGAATTTCattcagctgcttcagtttcaggctCCTGGTGTTGTTCATGACGGCTCACTGTCATGGCAATAAGATTGCTAAGTACCTTGTATGTAACTAAAGGACagctaataatataattacaacaGGACAATTCAGCATTATATTCATAAATTGTTCTAAAATGAGTAGGGAGCTTGAGACAGCAGATGCTGTTTTAAGGAGAAATTTTAatgaagtttttccttgtttCCTGATAAAGAAAGGATTCCATTAAATCACGGCTCTGTACATTCATGGTTTTGGTTATATAAATGTGCTCCCACTAGCTTGTATGGTAATCATGTTAATCTGACCTAGGTTGATTGGATAGGATTTCCCAGAACTTAGTGACATTTCTTATATAACTTAGTGGTAAAACAGCAAATGTGTCTGTTACTTTGAGCCATGATAAACTTGTATGCATGTCACCAACATGTGTTTTACAAGAACAACAAAGTGTCCAGAGTGGTAGacagtagtagtagttgcaGCCCCAAACTTGTATGCAGGTGAGTGAAGAAGTCATGTCAGCTGTTGAAGAAACattgctttaaatatatatatttattaaaaatgttatgtattattttaatatattttttaaatgttattctttGTCTTGTGTATGTTTGAATATTGATATAgttatgtattataattatgttatatgttatatatatatatatatatatatatatatatatatatatatatatatatatatatatatatatatatatatatatatatacacacacacacacacacatacacatatatatatacacacattagaATATATTAGCGCTACAACTTCTCTGTGGCTCTTTGGGCTTTATAGTGACTGCCTGAATTTAGTAGATTAATTACAGTGTAAACTGAATGTGATGGTGTAATTAATTTCTTCCCTAGTGTAATTAATTGTACAATTTAACTCCCCAGCTGGAGCCTCAATGAAGGCTGGCCCACCTCAGAACAGGGAGCAGGACTTTGGGGGTCTGAAGGGATTATCACTGGAGGGGACCCCGACCAGGAGGGGGTCCTTGGAGGCATTTTGCAGACAGAAGTTCCTCAGCTCAGCAGCAGCCTGGGACACCTGCAGAGCCAGACATATGATGGTggtgtgtgagaggaaacaaacaGCCTGTCACATGAACAGTTGTAATGCTCCAGCTGGCCTGCTGTCAAACGTACTCACCATACACCGACTAACTGCCACAGTTTTGCCTATAATTTGCAAGCGACAGCGCAATACacggatgtgtgtgtttactataTGACAGATACTGTTCACCTGTGTCACACTAAGAGGTGTATCTTTGATAAACGTGTCACTTCTCTCGATACTTTGACACTTTAAAGTGGTGACGCTTCCCCAAAACTGACAGCCGTTAAAACACGGAAGAAACTGTTCGCTTGTAGATGTGGTTAAACTCGCGTTTAGTTCACTATAAACCAGTTAATGTGTGGTGCGTGTAACTTCAATGACCACTTTGTTGAACCTATGATGTAAGGGTCTACTCTGAGTCACTTCTGCAACAGTTTGTCTCCGCCATTCAACAGTCGTTGTCTCAGTCttccgtgtttgtgtgtcagtgttgagGGGTTCGTACCTTGATCCTCCGGATACTGGCCTCTAACCGGAGCTGCTTCACGGCCCTTTGTGCAATAATTAAGTTGTTGCTGGCATTGTTGTTGGACATGACGACGGCTGTCGGCTGACAAAGGTTAAGGGCTACTTAATCTTGATGGCCACCACCGAGCGGAAATTAGCCCCAACTGCTCTAAACCCGAGTGGGAAACATTGGTCACTAGGGACCCCGCCCACTCTGTGCCAGCAAGCCATGCTATTGGGCGCTTGGCATGTCAATCAAAAAGTGACGTTAAACGCCCCCTGCATACACTGACCATTATTATGAGTTTCCTCGAGAGCAGAGTTGTGTATACTGTGACCTTCAGCTGGAGGGTGAATAATCACAAACACAGTGGCTAATCAACACTTAATTTACCTAGCAGGAGCTAATTactatttcaaattaaacatgttaaatgtgaGGGCACAATTTGTGGTGGGATTCATTCCACCAGACCAGCAAGCAAGTGAAAGCTGGTCAATACCACACAAtttggcagtggtggaagaagtaaacagatatttttttaagtaaaatgatcaataccacagtttaaaaatactctgttacaagtagcTTAAAGGTCCTGCATTTAACATCTTAActaagtaaaaatgaaaaaagtacaagcatcaaaacatacttaaagtaacaaaggtaaaagtattcattatgcagaatggcacattttagaataatatgttttatcaCTGAATTACTATTAGTGATGCATTGATGTgtacattactttaatgttgcagcttgtaAGAATGGAGCTAATTTTAGCCCCTTTATAAACTGCttggtttgtttggttttaatctataacaatatatcataatttagtagttgatttatattttgtagtattaatatgaagctgcaaagtaactagtaactatagatgtcaaatacatgtagttaagtaaaaagtacaatatttcctccTAACATGTAGTGTGATAGAAGTTTAAAGTAGAATGAAAAGgaaatacctcaaaattgtacttatgtACTTGAGCTATTTGGTTTGGATCTGATACCAAGGTCAGGAGCAACAAGAAAACCAAGACGAAGAGGTCATGACAGCTCAAACATAAGAAAATAACTAATAGCAACGGGAGGCCACATAATGATAAGTCATtcacaggtaaaaaaaaaaaaggttcatgtacataaatacacatactgtatatacggACATTTGTATGTAGTCtacatgaaacaaaacaaaggcaTCCAAGGTTAAACAAATCTCCTGAGGGTGGTAATGTCAACGCATATCAAACAGGTTTCCCAGATTTCAAAGTAAACTTCAGCTTTTGAGTGTGATAAGTGTGTCAGATAgttcatattttaatataacTGTTAGCTAGCCAGGCATAGTTTCATGTCTGTAATCCAGTTTTGTGCTTATTACGCATGAAATTTGCACCCGACACATCGAGAAGTAGAGAAAACAGACTCAGTGTGTTAGTTAGTGTGAGACCTCGTGCCAAAAGTTGTTGACACATTTCacatgtcaacctcatggtggtgccagaggaaaagtcaggggctcaccaaatgtattataattccccTGGCAACCATGGATACTCATTATACTCATTAAAACgtttttgagacatttcagtctggaccaatgCCATGGTTGccatttttagattttatttgttAACTACTGCATGTTCCACCCAGATACcgttttgttaaaaaaagaagtgattTTATATCTCAATCACACATATCAGTTCCACAGTTCAAACTATAATACGGAAAAATTGTCACTTGATTCTTAGCCAAAATAACAGATACAATGTTTTGGAAACAAATCTAAGCAATCGAGCAATCTAaggagaaaaaactaaaacattttctctataatttcacttgaaactACTCATTTTGCTctaaagtttttatttgaatgaaaaaataCTCAggacttttcatttgtaaagtaTTGTAAACAATATTCACAAACgggtatttttttaaatactagaAAACATGCTATATCTTGATATACATCGTTATCGAGATCTGAAATGAACTATATTAAGATTTTATCACCCAGCCCTAATTATGACCCccataattgttttttatttgataagAAACCCATTAGAAAAGGTAATATAATTGATGAATTATATAAAGTATAGTGAGTCCTATTATATACAAAGACTTATACAATGTTACACcagttttatttatgaaaaaaataaatcttaaaacaaaatatctcaaTATGGAAGTGTATGCTCTTTACCAGCTCACTCAGGCGACTTGTCCCCtataagaaagagagagagagaaaaaacattattaattccATATAGTTCATTGTGTTGAAACATCAGCCCTGACATCTGACTCATACTCACAACTGATTGGTCCAACGGTGAGGGTATTCAGAGGATCAGAGTTAGAAACAGAGCGATAGGTCCTACGATTGCAATTCTACGTGGTGGGAGAGGGTGGAAGAAATACTATTAAAACCCAGTGTTCAAGCATCATTGATTATGGATTATTTGTGAAGTGAAATGTGTGACTTACTGGAACACAAGAGAGGCTCCTGTTTTCACACAGACTGAGGCTGCAATGAAGGTAAACGTCTCTGTATTCATTCTGGAACAGGAAGAACAGGGCAGAGAAACGAGCCCGGTGGGACAAGCCGCTCTCAACCACTGACACCTGCCGGCGGTCAGAGGGACACCTGGGAGAGAATACCATCAGGATCATTGCACATCACTACACATTCAACTTTCTCCCACAAACCATCTGCCGAGGCTCAAGAGGGATTCTTACTTGTTCTGGATGAGAAGGTAACGCGTGGAATCGTCAAGGTTTGCTGAGTGCGTGGCGTAGCAGTCCTCCAGAACAACTGTGAAGCTTGgatctctctcctccacagacacacccacGTACAACGGCGAGCCCACCGGCAGTAGGACCTGGCCTGCTGGATACGCCACTGCGTAGTTGGAGTTGCGGAAGAGAGACATGGAGGCTCTTGCTTTGGTACCCGAGCCTGAAACGCCACTTGCCAGCCTGCCGagaaaaatgtgcatttttcatTATCGGAAGTCTCTtcagttatttctttattttgttaatgttgttattaccTTCTCCCTCTTTtgctatttctttttaatttagttattAGCCTactgtcttctttttttatatatatgtatatatataaataaataaaataattcacatgCTGCTACTTATCGGTgtcctttttatgttttgtgaatCAATGGCATCAGTTGTTGCCTTTGTATGTTATGTGTATACACAAATTGGTgaataaactaaacaaatatatatactgtatatatcttgttattgttatattcTTTCCTATAGTCCATGCATATACGAGCAATAGGCAGCAACATAATGTGTAGCGTAAGGATTCTTCAGCTACATCCTTGCTGAGGTGCAGCTTCTGCTGTTCTGGTGCACCGTGCTGCGCTCTTTAAACCATAACCAGGGGACGCACTGTCAACTGGGATGGAGGGATCAACTTCACAGCACAGCATTGTGAATGCAGTACAGTTTATTTCTCTCTTAGTTTAATCCACCATACTATCTGTATTGACGTCCTGTATGTTCATGCTGCTGCCACTAGCCCTAAACCACTGGAGGACATTTACCACAGTACCACTGGGTTGTTCACGTCACAAGACTGTACTCACCACTGTAAAGCATGTGGAGAGGTTGGATGGATTCACTGACATCTATAAGGCATCAGCATAACTGTGTTTATATCTATAAGACCTTGCCATCGATGTTGCGGAGTTATTTAACTCCATTGCTTAAAGGACAATTCAcctcaaaatcaaaaatacatatttttccctcttacctgtagagctatttatcaatctagactgtttgtgtgagtcgcagagtgttggagatatcaacCGTAAAGATGTCTGCCGgccatgacccggttactcaagataatccacatcTAGCTCCATTATATTATGGAGAAGGCAGACATTTCATATgtccaacactcggcaactcacaccaaaacaatctagattgataaagaGC contains:
- the LOC115007894 gene encoding guanine nucleotide-binding protein G(I)/G(S)/G(O) subunit gamma-10, which translates into the protein MSNNNASNNLIIAQRAVKQLRLEASIRRIKVSQAAAELRNFCLQNASKDPLLVGVPSSDNPFRPPKSCSLF